From the genome of Pungitius pungitius chromosome 21, fPunPun2.1, whole genome shotgun sequence, one region includes:
- the mrtfba gene encoding myocardin-related transcription factor B isoform X2, whose amino-acid sequence MELQVSNGPLGAEGDCEMSTLLLPSPQSEAVTHEMEELSLQPLPALDERNNGQDPQTMAYLEGETPSDRCTRFRAVLQLRLQQRRTREQLADQGIMPPLKSPAAFHGQIRSLERARTENFLKHKIRSRPERAELVRMHILQETGAEPSLQATQMRLKRARLADDLNEKIAQRPGPLELVEKNILPVDSSVKQAIIVGQVNYPKVLDEDSCDAPSPEHPPGQDPPSCVPSPAESKVPETPSPVPPPPPPIPTRPLQVFPVAAPADFVKVAPAMEQPAGRPAFPPAQTAIPAAPLKPGPTLVKQSQQKSPSEKSRSKKGKEPKSRVKKLKYHQYVPPDQKLEASEAPMDSSYARLLQQQQLFLQLQILSQQQQHYNYQTILPAPLKPVTEGQSGGAGGLPTSIMVSLPTAPPPPPLTPAPARPNLSLSNRKPGVLPANMEEMKVAELKLELKLRGLPVSGTKTDLIERLKPFQDNPCTSAPATVPSPAIANLASMPMEVTPPTAASSPAIVFPVQQMAPENMNPTPPVSPAPAERPAPQQEPSVSDALADTQMVSSGRAGPRSSPRPSFQVPEEKDRRLHEKEQQIVELMKKLEQEQRLVEELKMQLEMEKRGQGGSNEDAVSPKSNSVPLMNPVPSLLSANVVKPEGAVLSNCSSTAATIPNSIFGSQTLASLPTVVKLEDVTVSSGKPLQLQAQTRILTQIQPQRINSPHLLSQSQRSLKVQAAAPSLQQFFISHPDGVSQVLGQPQTLLTTTGRAGSILLPVALPDGSTAIQLPNANLSLQPALPANISNSGSSVPQRQPTKKETAPNQQITHHTPLLQTLTMCNNTPGLENRTGPEMSSQGFLRSSPENRVSPRASPNHLHKSPSPQPTFILQPAPLVSQPPKAREPPRYEEAVRQSRNSHVHSVSQVPTATSQQMDDLFDILIESGEITPFIQQEPHVSYSKTLPVTANVSTLPVITALARPPPQIQLAPPPAHSPLVGLSSLASDNQLEAFLERTLADTAPVSDPRTRGLMEELQAQLMEQQPYSPMDTSDLSFCESSSHMGLSDPGLDNMEWLDLTMPPGPAGALTPLGIPTDFLDTQDLQLHWD is encoded by the exons GCCAGGACCCTCAGACGATGGCCTATTTGGAGGGAGAGACCCCAAGTGACCGCTGCACTAGGTTCAGAGCAG TCCTACAGTTGAGGCTTCAGCAGAGGCGAACGCGCGAGCAGCTGGCGGACCAGGGCATCATGCCAC CTCTGAAGAGCCCGGCGGCTTTCCACGGGCAGATTCGCAGCTTGGAGAGAGCCAGG ACTGAAAATTTCCTCAAGCACAAGATCCGCAGTCGTCCTGAGCGAGCAGAACTGGTCAGGATGCACATCCTGCAAG AGACCGGAGCAGAGCCCTCCTTACAGGCCACACAGATGAGACTGAAAAGGGCGCGGCTGGCCGACGACCTCAACGAGAAGATCGCCCAGAGACCCGGCCCCTTGGAGCTGGTGGAGAAAAACATCCTGCCTGTGGATTCCAGCGTCAAGCAGGCAATCATCG TGGGTCAGGTGAATTACCCCAAAGTGTTGGACGAAGACAGCTGCGATGCGCCGTCGCCGGAGCATCCGCCCGGCCAGGACCCTCCGAGCTGCGTCCCCTCTCCCGCCGAGAGCAAAGTCCCAGAGACGCCTTCTCCcgtcccgccgccgccgccgccgataCCCACCCGGCCGCTGCAG GTCTTCCCCGTTGCTGCGCCAGCCGACTTTGTGAAAGTGGCGCCTGCGATGGAACAGCCCGCGGGCCGCCCTGCTTTCCCCCCCGCCCAGACAGCCATCCCCGCTGCTCCCTTAAAACCAGGCCCGACACTGGTGAAA CAAAGTCAGCAGAAGTCTCCCTCCGAGAAGAGCCGCAGCAAGAAGGGCAAAGAGCCCAAGTCCAGGGTGAAGAAGCTCAAGTACCACCAGTATGTTCCCCCGGACCAGAAGCTGGAGGCCAGTGAAGCCCCCATGGACTCCTCATACGCCCGACtgctgcagcaacagcagctcttcctccagctgcagatCCTGAGCCAGCAACAGCAGCATTACAACTACCAGACCATACTACCGGCACCCCTCAA GCCTGTAACTGAGGGTCAGAGCGGCGGCGCTGGGGGCTTGCCGACCTCCATCATGGTGTCTCTGCCCActgcaccaccacctccccccttAACTCCAGCGCCGGCTCGTCCAAACCTCTCGCTCTCAAACCGCAAGCCTGGCGTCTTGCCTGCCAAtatggaggagatgaag GTGGCCGAGCTGAAGCTGGAGCTGAAGCTGCGTGGCCTCCCTGTGTCAGGAACAAAGACTGACCTGATAGAAAGACTGAAGCCTTTCCAGGACAACCCCTGCACCTCTGCTCCTGCCACCGTTCCCAGCCCTGCCATCGCCAACCTCGCCTCCATGCCCATGGAGgtcaccccccccaccgccgcTAGCAGCCCCGCCATAGTCTTTCCAGTCCAGCAGATGGCTCCAGAGAACATGAACCCGACGCCGCCGGTCTCACCCGCCCCTGCTGAGCGCCCCGCCCCGCAGCAGGAGCCCTCCGTGTCCGACGCTCTCGCCGACACGCAGATGGTGAGCTCTGGCCGGGCCGGTCCGCGCTCCTCGCCCCGCCCCTCGTTTCAGGTCCCGGAGGAAAAGGACAGGCGGCTCCATGAAAAGGAGCAGCAGATAGTGGAGTTGATGAagaagctggagcaggagcagaggcTGGTGGAGGAGCTCAAGATGCagctggagatggagaagagagGCCAGGGTGGCTCCAACGAGGATGCTGTATCGCCGAAATCCAATTCTGTGCCGCTCATGAACCCCGTTCCTTCTCTCCTGAGCGCAAACGTAGTAAAACCGGAGGGTGCTGTCCTGTCCAACTGTTCTTCTACTGCCGCTACAATCCCCAACTCTATTTTCGGCTCCCAGACTCTCGCCTCCCTGCCAACAGTGGTCAAGTTGGAGGATGTGACCGTTTCCTCTGGCAagcctctccagctccaggCCCAGACTCGGATCCTCACCCAGATCCAGCCCCAAAGAATCAAcagcccccacctcctctcccagTCACAGAGAAGTCTCAAAGTGCAAGCTGCCGCCCCGAGCCTGCAGCAGTTCTTCATCAGCCACCCAGACGGCGTGTCCCAGGTGCTGGGTCAGCCTCAGACCTTGTTGACCACCACGGGCCGAGCCGGGAGCATCCTCCTCCCGGTCGCGCTGCCCGACGGCTCCACAGCAATCCAGCTGCCCAACGCCAACCTCAGCCTGCAG CCTGCTCTTCCGGCCAACATCTCAAATTCAGGCTCCTCGGTTCCTCAGCGGCAGCCCACGAAGAAGGAGACTGCACCCAACCAGCAGATAACCCACCACACCCCACTGCTGCAG ACTCTGACTATGTGCAACAACACTCCTGGTTTGGAGAACCGCACCGGGCCTGAGATGAGTTCACAGGGTTTCCTGAGAAGCAGCCCAGAGAACAGGGTCTCTCCACGAGCCTCACCCAACCATCTCCATAAG TCTCCTTCCCCCCAGCCGACGTTCATCCTCCAACCCGCCCCCCTCGTTTCCCAGCCGCCCAAAGCCAGAGAGCCCCCCCGCTACGAGGAGGCCGTCAGGCAGAGCCGCAACTCGCACGTCCACAGTGTTTCGCAG GTTCCCACGGCAACCAGCCAGCAGATGGATGACTTGTTCGACATCCTCATAGAGAGCGGAG aaATCACTCCGTTCATCCAGCAGGAGCCTCACGTGTCCTACAGTAAGACCCTCCCGGTCACGGCAAACGTCTCCACCCTGCCGGTCATCACGGCCCTCGCCAGGCCGCCGCCGCAGATCCAGCTGGCTCCACCCCCCGCCCACAGCCCCCTGGTGGGcctctcctcgctcgcctcggACAACCAGCTGGAGGCCTTCCTGGAGCGCACCCTGGCCGACACGGCGCCGGTGTCGGACCCGCGCACCCGGGGcctgatggaggagctgcaggcccaGCTGATGGAGCAGCAACCGTACTCGCCCATGGACACTTCGGACTTGTCCTTCTGCGAGTCTTCCTCGCACATGGGCCTCTCCGACCCGGGCCTGGACAACATGGAGTGGTTGGACCTCACCATGCCGCCAGGCCCCGCTGGGGCGCTCACACCGCTGGGCATCCCGACAGACTTCCTGGATACTCAAGACCTGCAGCTGCACTGGgactga
- the mrtfba gene encoding myocardin-related transcription factor B isoform X1, whose product MELQVSNGPLGAEGDCEMSTLLLPSPQSEAVTHEMEELSLQPLPALDERNNGQDPQTMAYLEGETPSDRCTRFRAVLQLRLQQRRTREQLADQGIMPPLKSPAAFHGQIRSLERARTENFLKHKIRSRPERAELVRMHILQETGAEPSLQATQMRLKRARLADDLNEKIAQRPGPLELVEKNILPVDSSVKQAIIGKRQRDSHVGQVNYPKVLDEDSCDAPSPEHPPGQDPPSCVPSPAESKVPETPSPVPPPPPPIPTRPLQVFPVAAPADFVKVAPAMEQPAGRPAFPPAQTAIPAAPLKPGPTLVKQSQQKSPSEKSRSKKGKEPKSRVKKLKYHQYVPPDQKLEASEAPMDSSYARLLQQQQLFLQLQILSQQQQHYNYQTILPAPLKPVTEGQSGGAGGLPTSIMVSLPTAPPPPPLTPAPARPNLSLSNRKPGVLPANMEEMKVAELKLELKLRGLPVSGTKTDLIERLKPFQDNPCTSAPATVPSPAIANLASMPMEVTPPTAASSPAIVFPVQQMAPENMNPTPPVSPAPAERPAPQQEPSVSDALADTQMVSSGRAGPRSSPRPSFQVPEEKDRRLHEKEQQIVELMKKLEQEQRLVEELKMQLEMEKRGQGGSNEDAVSPKSNSVPLMNPVPSLLSANVVKPEGAVLSNCSSTAATIPNSIFGSQTLASLPTVVKLEDVTVSSGKPLQLQAQTRILTQIQPQRINSPHLLSQSQRSLKVQAAAPSLQQFFISHPDGVSQVLGQPQTLLTTTGRAGSILLPVALPDGSTAIQLPNANLSLQPALPANISNSGSSVPQRQPTKKETAPNQQITHHTPLLQTLTMCNNTPGLENRTGPEMSSQGFLRSSPENRVSPRASPNHLHKSPSPQPTFILQPAPLVSQPPKAREPPRYEEAVRQSRNSHVHSVSQVPTATSQQMDDLFDILIESGEITPFIQQEPHVSYSKTLPVTANVSTLPVITALARPPPQIQLAPPPAHSPLVGLSSLASDNQLEAFLERTLADTAPVSDPRTRGLMEELQAQLMEQQPYSPMDTSDLSFCESSSHMGLSDPGLDNMEWLDLTMPPGPAGALTPLGIPTDFLDTQDLQLHWD is encoded by the exons GCCAGGACCCTCAGACGATGGCCTATTTGGAGGGAGAGACCCCAAGTGACCGCTGCACTAGGTTCAGAGCAG TCCTACAGTTGAGGCTTCAGCAGAGGCGAACGCGCGAGCAGCTGGCGGACCAGGGCATCATGCCAC CTCTGAAGAGCCCGGCGGCTTTCCACGGGCAGATTCGCAGCTTGGAGAGAGCCAGG ACTGAAAATTTCCTCAAGCACAAGATCCGCAGTCGTCCTGAGCGAGCAGAACTGGTCAGGATGCACATCCTGCAAG AGACCGGAGCAGAGCCCTCCTTACAGGCCACACAGATGAGACTGAAAAGGGCGCGGCTGGCCGACGACCTCAACGAGAAGATCGCCCAGAGACCCGGCCCCTTGGAGCTGGTGGAGAAAAACATCCTGCCTGTGGATTCCAGCGTCAAGCAGGCAATCATCGGTAAGAGGCAGCGAGACAGCCATG TGGGTCAGGTGAATTACCCCAAAGTGTTGGACGAAGACAGCTGCGATGCGCCGTCGCCGGAGCATCCGCCCGGCCAGGACCCTCCGAGCTGCGTCCCCTCTCCCGCCGAGAGCAAAGTCCCAGAGACGCCTTCTCCcgtcccgccgccgccgccgccgataCCCACCCGGCCGCTGCAG GTCTTCCCCGTTGCTGCGCCAGCCGACTTTGTGAAAGTGGCGCCTGCGATGGAACAGCCCGCGGGCCGCCCTGCTTTCCCCCCCGCCCAGACAGCCATCCCCGCTGCTCCCTTAAAACCAGGCCCGACACTGGTGAAA CAAAGTCAGCAGAAGTCTCCCTCCGAGAAGAGCCGCAGCAAGAAGGGCAAAGAGCCCAAGTCCAGGGTGAAGAAGCTCAAGTACCACCAGTATGTTCCCCCGGACCAGAAGCTGGAGGCCAGTGAAGCCCCCATGGACTCCTCATACGCCCGACtgctgcagcaacagcagctcttcctccagctgcagatCCTGAGCCAGCAACAGCAGCATTACAACTACCAGACCATACTACCGGCACCCCTCAA GCCTGTAACTGAGGGTCAGAGCGGCGGCGCTGGGGGCTTGCCGACCTCCATCATGGTGTCTCTGCCCActgcaccaccacctccccccttAACTCCAGCGCCGGCTCGTCCAAACCTCTCGCTCTCAAACCGCAAGCCTGGCGTCTTGCCTGCCAAtatggaggagatgaag GTGGCCGAGCTGAAGCTGGAGCTGAAGCTGCGTGGCCTCCCTGTGTCAGGAACAAAGACTGACCTGATAGAAAGACTGAAGCCTTTCCAGGACAACCCCTGCACCTCTGCTCCTGCCACCGTTCCCAGCCCTGCCATCGCCAACCTCGCCTCCATGCCCATGGAGgtcaccccccccaccgccgcTAGCAGCCCCGCCATAGTCTTTCCAGTCCAGCAGATGGCTCCAGAGAACATGAACCCGACGCCGCCGGTCTCACCCGCCCCTGCTGAGCGCCCCGCCCCGCAGCAGGAGCCCTCCGTGTCCGACGCTCTCGCCGACACGCAGATGGTGAGCTCTGGCCGGGCCGGTCCGCGCTCCTCGCCCCGCCCCTCGTTTCAGGTCCCGGAGGAAAAGGACAGGCGGCTCCATGAAAAGGAGCAGCAGATAGTGGAGTTGATGAagaagctggagcaggagcagaggcTGGTGGAGGAGCTCAAGATGCagctggagatggagaagagagGCCAGGGTGGCTCCAACGAGGATGCTGTATCGCCGAAATCCAATTCTGTGCCGCTCATGAACCCCGTTCCTTCTCTCCTGAGCGCAAACGTAGTAAAACCGGAGGGTGCTGTCCTGTCCAACTGTTCTTCTACTGCCGCTACAATCCCCAACTCTATTTTCGGCTCCCAGACTCTCGCCTCCCTGCCAACAGTGGTCAAGTTGGAGGATGTGACCGTTTCCTCTGGCAagcctctccagctccaggCCCAGACTCGGATCCTCACCCAGATCCAGCCCCAAAGAATCAAcagcccccacctcctctcccagTCACAGAGAAGTCTCAAAGTGCAAGCTGCCGCCCCGAGCCTGCAGCAGTTCTTCATCAGCCACCCAGACGGCGTGTCCCAGGTGCTGGGTCAGCCTCAGACCTTGTTGACCACCACGGGCCGAGCCGGGAGCATCCTCCTCCCGGTCGCGCTGCCCGACGGCTCCACAGCAATCCAGCTGCCCAACGCCAACCTCAGCCTGCAG CCTGCTCTTCCGGCCAACATCTCAAATTCAGGCTCCTCGGTTCCTCAGCGGCAGCCCACGAAGAAGGAGACTGCACCCAACCAGCAGATAACCCACCACACCCCACTGCTGCAG ACTCTGACTATGTGCAACAACACTCCTGGTTTGGAGAACCGCACCGGGCCTGAGATGAGTTCACAGGGTTTCCTGAGAAGCAGCCCAGAGAACAGGGTCTCTCCACGAGCCTCACCCAACCATCTCCATAAG TCTCCTTCCCCCCAGCCGACGTTCATCCTCCAACCCGCCCCCCTCGTTTCCCAGCCGCCCAAAGCCAGAGAGCCCCCCCGCTACGAGGAGGCCGTCAGGCAGAGCCGCAACTCGCACGTCCACAGTGTTTCGCAG GTTCCCACGGCAACCAGCCAGCAGATGGATGACTTGTTCGACATCCTCATAGAGAGCGGAG aaATCACTCCGTTCATCCAGCAGGAGCCTCACGTGTCCTACAGTAAGACCCTCCCGGTCACGGCAAACGTCTCCACCCTGCCGGTCATCACGGCCCTCGCCAGGCCGCCGCCGCAGATCCAGCTGGCTCCACCCCCCGCCCACAGCCCCCTGGTGGGcctctcctcgctcgcctcggACAACCAGCTGGAGGCCTTCCTGGAGCGCACCCTGGCCGACACGGCGCCGGTGTCGGACCCGCGCACCCGGGGcctgatggaggagctgcaggcccaGCTGATGGAGCAGCAACCGTACTCGCCCATGGACACTTCGGACTTGTCCTTCTGCGAGTCTTCCTCGCACATGGGCCTCTCCGACCCGGGCCTGGACAACATGGAGTGGTTGGACCTCACCATGCCGCCAGGCCCCGCTGGGGCGCTCACACCGCTGGGCATCCCGACAGACTTCCTGGATACTCAAGACCTGCAGCTGCACTGGgactga